From Streptomyces sp. NBC_00690, a single genomic window includes:
- the ilvA gene encoding threonine ammonia-lyase, translating to MTFSTPDTFRPVILDDVRGAQKMLSGVARMTAMEGSRHLSQLVGAPVLFKCENLQRTGSFKLRGAYVRIAGLRPEERAAGVVAASAGNHAQGVALASSLLGVRSTVFMPVGAPLPKVAATREYGADVRLYGQVVDETMAAAQDYAEATGAVFIHPFDHPDIIAGQGTVGLEILEQCPEVRTIVVGVGGGGLAAGIAVAVKAVRPDVQVIGVQAEGAAAYPPSLAAGRPVSIKAPVTMADGIKVGRPGDVPFKIIGDLLDEVRTVSEDALSSALLLCLERAKLVVEPAGASPVAALLSDPKSFRGPVVAVLSGGNVDPLLMQRILRHGMAAAGRYLSLRLRLTDRPGALAAMLGALTVLDANVLDVSHVRTDPRLGLTEVEVELQLETKGPEHCDQVAAALREAGYTVTVMG from the coding sequence ATGACCTTCAGTACGCCTGACACCTTTCGCCCTGTCATCCTCGACGATGTGCGCGGGGCGCAGAAGATGCTCTCCGGCGTAGCGCGCATGACCGCCATGGAAGGCAGCAGGCATCTGTCCCAGTTGGTCGGGGCTCCGGTGCTCTTCAAGTGCGAGAACCTCCAGCGAACGGGCTCGTTCAAACTGCGCGGCGCCTATGTGCGGATCGCGGGGTTGCGCCCGGAGGAGCGAGCCGCGGGAGTGGTCGCCGCGTCCGCTGGGAACCATGCGCAGGGAGTGGCTCTCGCCTCCTCCCTGCTGGGGGTGCGCTCCACCGTTTTCATGCCCGTGGGCGCGCCGCTGCCGAAGGTGGCGGCGACACGGGAGTACGGCGCTGATGTGAGGCTCTATGGGCAGGTCGTCGATGAGACGATGGCCGCAGCGCAGGACTACGCGGAGGCGACCGGCGCAGTCTTCATCCACCCGTTTGACCACCCCGACATCATCGCCGGGCAGGGCACGGTGGGTCTGGAGATCCTGGAGCAGTGCCCCGAGGTGCGCACGATCGTGGTGGGGGTCGGTGGCGGTGGTCTGGCCGCGGGCATCGCGGTCGCGGTGAAGGCGGTGCGTCCCGATGTACAGGTGATCGGCGTACAGGCTGAAGGTGCCGCTGCCTATCCGCCGTCCCTGGCCGCGGGCCGACCGGTGTCGATAAAGGCCCCGGTGACGATGGCCGACGGGATCAAGGTGGGCCGTCCGGGTGACGTACCGTTCAAGATCATCGGAGATCTTCTCGACGAGGTGCGCACGGTCTCCGAGGACGCACTGTCCAGTGCGCTCCTGCTCTGCCTGGAGCGGGCGAAGCTGGTCGTCGAGCCGGCCGGGGCCTCCCCGGTGGCGGCCCTGCTGAGCGACCCCAAGAGCTTCCGTGGCCCGGTGGTCGCCGTTTTGTCGGGCGGGAACGTGGACCCGCTGCTGATGCAACGCATCCTGCGCCACGGCATGGCTGCGGCCGGACGCTACCTCTCGCTACGACTGCGACTCACCGACCGCCCCGGTGCGCTGGCGGCGATGCTCGGGGCACTGACCGTGCTCGACGCCAACGTCCTCGACGTGAGTCATGTGCGGACCGACCCCCGCCTCGGGCTCACGGAGGTTGAGGTGGAACTCCAACTGGAGACGAAGGGGCCGGAACACTGCGACCAGGTCGCCGCGGCGCTGCGCGAGGCGGGATACACGGTCACGGTCATGGGCTGA
- a CDS encoding helix-turn-helix domain-containing protein → MSSQASNPARVVPLRQASPGPAEREPLWRDVVGGVLRRERLAQERTLQDVADAARISMPYLSELERGRKEGSSEVLAAAAGALGLRLAELLALTQDELARRTGSTGRLQRIGASNPALQHQQQSQHQHQIRPQHRSGGPARYQGQVSLAA, encoded by the coding sequence GTGAGTAGCCAAGCGTCGAACCCGGCCCGTGTCGTCCCCCTGCGCCAGGCGTCCCCGGGCCCTGCCGAGCGGGAGCCACTCTGGCGCGATGTCGTCGGCGGCGTGCTGCGTCGTGAACGGCTCGCACAGGAGCGCACCCTCCAGGACGTCGCGGACGCGGCCCGGATCTCGATGCCCTACCTCTCCGAATTGGAGCGAGGACGCAAGGAGGGTTCGTCCGAAGTCCTTGCGGCGGCGGCCGGCGCCCTGGGACTGCGCTTGGCCGAACTCCTCGCACTGACCCAGGACGAGTTGGCGCGTCGCACCGGATCCACCGGACGACTCCAGCGGATCGGCGCGTCCAACCCGGCGCTCCAGCACCAGCAGCAGAGCCAGCACCAGCACCAGATCCGGCCCCAGCACCGGAGCGGCGGCCCTGCCCGCTACCAGGGCCAGGTGAGCCTCGCGGCCTGA
- a CDS encoding cystathionine gamma-synthase: MSHQHSSQNLETLAIHAGNTADPLTGAVVPPIYQVSTYKQDGVGGLRGGYEYSRSANPTRTALEENLAALEGGRRGLAFASGLAAEDCLLRALLEPGDHVVIPNDAYGGTFRLFAKVVARWGVEWSVADTSDLAAVRAAVTPKTKLIWVETPSNPLLGITDITALAEIARSSGARLVVDNTFASPYLQQPIALGADIVVHSLTKYMGGHSDVVGGALVAADAAVGEELAYHQNAMGAVAGPFDSWLVLRGIKTLPVRMDRHSENAGRVAEMLTRHPRVTQVLYPGLPEHPGHEIAAKQMKSFGGMVSFRVEGGEEAAVEVCNRAQLFTLGESLGGVESLIEHPGRMTHASVAGSALEVPADLVRLSVGLEAIDDLLSDLHQALGR, translated from the coding sequence ATGAGCCACCAGCACAGCTCCCAGAACCTCGAAACCCTCGCCATTCACGCCGGCAACACCGCCGACCCGTTGACCGGCGCGGTCGTCCCGCCCATCTATCAGGTCTCCACCTACAAGCAGGACGGTGTCGGGGGACTGCGTGGCGGCTACGAGTACAGCCGCAGCGCCAACCCGACCCGTACCGCGTTGGAGGAGAACCTCGCGGCGCTGGAAGGCGGTCGGCGCGGGCTCGCCTTCGCGTCCGGGCTCGCGGCCGAGGACTGCCTGCTGAGAGCGCTCCTCGAACCCGGCGACCACGTGGTGATCCCCAACGACGCCTACGGCGGCACCTTCCGGCTCTTCGCCAAGGTGGTGGCGCGCTGGGGCGTCGAATGGTCGGTCGCCGACACCTCCGACCTGGCGGCGGTACGGGCCGCGGTCACCCCCAAGACCAAGCTGATCTGGGTGGAGACGCCGTCCAACCCCCTCCTCGGCATCACGGACATCACCGCGCTCGCCGAGATCGCGCGCAGCTCCGGCGCCCGACTGGTCGTGGACAACACCTTCGCCAGCCCCTATCTCCAGCAGCCCATCGCGTTGGGTGCCGACATCGTCGTCCACTCCCTGACCAAGTACATGGGGGGCCACTCCGACGTGGTCGGCGGGGCGTTGGTCGCCGCCGATGCCGCGGTCGGCGAGGAGTTGGCGTACCACCAGAACGCCATGGGCGCTGTCGCGGGCCCGTTCGACTCCTGGTTGGTGCTGCGCGGGATCAAGACCCTGCCGGTCCGGATGGACCGGCACAGCGAGAACGCCGGCAGGGTCGCGGAGATGCTGACCCGCCACCCGCGCGTCACCCAGGTCCTCTACCCGGGGCTGCCCGAGCACCCGGGGCACGAGATCGCCGCCAAGCAGATGAAGTCCTTCGGCGGGATGGTCTCCTTCCGGGTCGAGGGTGGTGAAGAGGCCGCGGTGGAGGTCTGCAACCGGGCCCAGCTGTTTACTCTCGGTGAGTCGCTGGGTGGGGTGGAGTCCCTGATCGAGCACCCGGGGCGGATGACCCATGCCTCGGTGGCGGGCTCGGCGCTGGAGGTTCCGGCCGATCTGGTGCGGCTGTCCGTGGGCCTTGAGGCGATCGACGATCTCCTGTCCGACCTGCACCAGGCACTGGGACGCTAA
- a CDS encoding MarR family winged helix-turn-helix transcriptional regulator, protein MPTSQDMTTHLEPGLLDALQHQVALFARRAEQTRLGGVGQVRNSMDRAAYLLLNRLDREGPMGVKALAAGMGIDSSTVTRQVAPLVDTGLVKRTSHPEDGRAVVLQLSPRGQARLEEVRSSRRELMAQVTDGWTESERESFCSLLTRFNTALSARQAGMSPMDQGVAGLPSINAQNPSAVS, encoded by the coding sequence ATGCCCACTTCTCAGGACATGACGACTCATCTCGAACCTGGCCTCCTCGATGCTCTCCAGCACCAGGTCGCCCTCTTCGCACGTCGCGCGGAGCAGACCCGGCTCGGCGGGGTCGGCCAGGTCCGCAATTCCATGGACCGTGCCGCCTATCTGCTGCTCAACCGGCTCGACCGGGAGGGTCCGATGGGTGTGAAAGCACTCGCAGCAGGGATGGGCATCGACTCATCCACCGTCACCCGCCAAGTCGCCCCCCTGGTCGACACCGGTCTGGTGAAACGCACCTCGCACCCGGAGGACGGCAGGGCCGTCGTCCTCCAACTCTCCCCCCGTGGCCAAGCTCGCCTCGAAGAGGTCCGCAGCTCGCGTCGGGAACTGATGGCCCAGGTCACGGACGGTTGGACGGAGTCGGAACGCGAGTCGTTCTGTAGCCTGCTCACCCGTTTCAACACCGCGCTCTCAGCCCGTCAGGCCGGGATGTCCCCGATGGACCAGGGGGTGGCCGGACTGCCCTCGATCAACGCACAGAACCCATCGGCCGTGTCATAG
- a CDS encoding ClpP family protease produces the protein MSTLLSPWERPGSAQDRYAGSDGPRAAEGETPATPFDDQLAGQLLARRIVFLGTQVDEVSANRVCAQLLLLSAEDPQTDIALYINSPGGSVTAGLAIYDTLRLIPNDVSTLAMGFAASMGQFLLTVGTPGKRSALPNARIMMHQPSAGIGGTAADIAIQAENLEFTKRTIERITAEHTGQSVETISRDSDRDRWFTAEQAREYGMVDRVVASLDDIRPAGARRRMGL, from the coding sequence ATGTCAACGTTGTTGTCCCCGTGGGAACGGCCAGGGAGCGCACAGGACCGGTACGCCGGGAGCGACGGTCCGCGGGCGGCCGAAGGCGAGACGCCCGCCACCCCCTTCGACGATCAGCTCGCCGGCCAACTCCTGGCACGGCGGATCGTCTTCCTCGGCACCCAGGTCGACGAGGTGTCCGCGAACCGGGTCTGCGCCCAACTGCTGCTGCTCTCCGCCGAGGACCCGCAGACCGATATCGCGCTCTACATCAACAGCCCGGGCGGATCCGTGACCGCAGGGCTCGCCATCTACGACACGCTACGGCTGATCCCCAACGACGTGTCCACGCTCGCCATGGGATTCGCCGCGAGCATGGGGCAGTTCCTGCTCACCGTGGGCACCCCGGGCAAGCGCAGCGCACTTCCGAACGCGCGGATCATGATGCACCAGCCGTCCGCCGGCATCGGGGGAACCGCTGCGGACATCGCGATCCAGGCCGAGAACCTCGAATTCACCAAGCGGACCATCGAACGGATCACGGCCGAGCACACCGGGCAGAGCGTGGAGACGATCTCCCGGGACAGTGATCGGGACCGTTGGTTCACCGCGGAACAGGCCAGGGAGTACGGCATGGTGGATCGCGTCGTCGCCTCGCTCGACGACATCCGGCCGGCCGGTGCGCGACGACGGATGGGGCTCTGA
- the abc-f gene encoding ribosomal protection-like ABC-F family protein yields the protein MRERAQLSMKDVSKSYGDHGDRSVLDQVTLTVQPGERAGVIGENGSGKSTLLRLIAGVEPADTGEITVHAPGGVGHLAQTIAETFGLGPDHTVDDTIDAALVELRSIERRLRQAEQTLADTDTGAGAEALAVYGDLLTAFEDRGGYTMDARVDASLHGLGLSGLSRQRRLGTLSGGQQSRLALACVLAASPELLLLDEPTNHLDEQAATWLEERLRAHRGTVVTVTHDRDFLDRIATTILEVDRDTRAVSRYGDGWQGYRTAKAATRRRWEQRHQEWLEDVARTQELVAAAGQRLASSGKDPREGFGKHRRSHEDKLSGQVRAARQHLERLRREPVQAPPEPLRFRARPTSSAGAGLLVELTDVSVGRRLRLAGLRVESGSRLLVTGPNGAGKTTLLGVLAGELRPDSGTVTHRTGAAVGYLRQELPAQPSRLPLLTAYAAGRPGLPEEYADELLDVGLFHEADFTVPVAALSVGQQRRLELARLLAAPVDLLVLDEPTNHMALSLVEELEASLADYAGAVVVVSHDRRFRRGFEGERLELRAGASVSDRTTYASI from the coding sequence ATGCGCGAACGCGCCCAGTTGTCCATGAAGGACGTCTCGAAGTCTTACGGGGACCACGGGGACCGCTCCGTCCTCGATCAAGTGACCCTCACCGTCCAGCCCGGCGAACGCGCCGGAGTCATCGGTGAGAACGGCTCCGGCAAGTCCACCCTGCTCCGCCTGATCGCGGGAGTGGAACCCGCCGACACCGGTGAAATCACCGTGCATGCGCCGGGAGGCGTCGGCCATCTCGCCCAGACCATCGCCGAGACCTTCGGGCTCGGCCCCGATCACACCGTCGATGACACGATCGATGCGGCCCTGGTCGAGCTCCGGTCGATCGAGCGTCGGCTGCGCCAGGCCGAGCAGACCCTCGCCGACACAGACACAGGTGCAGGTGCAGAAGCACTCGCCGTCTATGGCGACCTCCTGACCGCCTTCGAGGACCGCGGCGGCTACACGATGGACGCCCGGGTGGACGCCTCGCTGCACGGGCTCGGCCTGTCCGGACTCTCCCGGCAGCGCCGCCTCGGCACGCTCTCCGGCGGACAGCAGTCCCGCCTCGCCCTGGCATGCGTCCTCGCCGCCTCCCCCGAACTGCTCCTCCTCGACGAACCGACCAATCACCTGGACGAACAGGCCGCGACCTGGCTCGAAGAACGGCTGCGCGCCCACCGCGGCACAGTGGTCACGGTCACCCATGACCGGGACTTCCTCGATCGCATCGCCACCACCATCCTGGAAGTCGACCGGGACACCCGTGCCGTGTCCCGGTACGGGGACGGCTGGCAGGGCTACCGCACCGCCAAGGCGGCCACGCGCCGGCGCTGGGAGCAGCGCCACCAGGAGTGGTTGGAGGACGTGGCGCGCACACAGGAGTTGGTCGCTGCCGCGGGACAGCGGCTCGCTTCGAGCGGCAAGGACCCGCGGGAGGGTTTCGGCAAGCACCGCCGATCCCATGAGGACAAACTCTCCGGGCAGGTCAGGGCGGCGCGTCAGCATCTGGAGCGGCTGCGGAGGGAGCCGGTGCAGGCGCCGCCTGAACCCTTGCGCTTTCGGGCCCGGCCCACCTCGTCGGCCGGTGCCGGGCTGCTGGTCGAACTGACGGACGTGAGCGTCGGTCGACGGCTGCGCCTTGCCGGGCTGCGGGTGGAGTCCGGAAGCCGATTGCTGGTCACCGGCCCCAACGGCGCGGGGAAGACGACCCTGCTGGGTGTGCTCGCGGGAGAACTGCGCCCCGATTCCGGGACGGTGACGCATCGAACGGGGGCCGCGGTGGGCTACCTCCGCCAGGAGTTGCCCGCACAGCCGTCCCGACTTCCGTTGCTGACCGCCTATGCGGCCGGCCGACCCGGGCTGCCCGAGGAGTACGCGGACGAACTGCTGGACGTCGGCCTCTTCCACGAGGCGGACTTCACCGTCCCGGTGGCCGCGCTCTCCGTCGGTCAGCAGCGGCGGCTGGAGTTGGCCCGGCTGCTGGCCGCACCGGTGGACCTCCTCGTACTCGACGAGCCGACGAACCACATGGCGCTGAGTCTGGTGGAGGAGCTTGAGGCGTCGTTGGCCGACTACGCCGGTGCGGTGGTGGTGGTCTCGCACGACCGCAGGTTCCGAAGGGGGTTCGAGGGGGAGCGTCTGGAGCTGAGGGCGGGCGCCAGCGTGTCGGACCGGACGACGTACGCCTCGATCTAG
- the msrA gene encoding peptide-methionine (S)-S-oxide reductase MsrA — protein sequence MFLSRRPPQLPTPDQALKGRPAPAFEVPSRHTVLGNPLLGPYPAGLEVADFGLGCFWGAERKFWQTQGVWTTLVGYQGGVTPHPTYEEACSGLTGHTEAVRVVFDPSVVSYEQLLKVFWESHDPTQGFRQGNDVGTQYRSAIYTHTPDQAAAAAASRDAYQQVLNGSGYDDITTEVLPEEGRPFYPAEAHHQQYLDKNPTGYCGIGGTGVSCPIGVAKADG from the coding sequence ATGTTCCTGTCCCGCCGTCCCCCTCAGCTGCCGACCCCCGACCAGGCGCTCAAGGGACGCCCCGCGCCCGCGTTCGAGGTTCCCTCACGCCATACGGTCCTGGGCAATCCCCTGCTGGGGCCCTATCCCGCGGGCCTGGAGGTCGCTGACTTCGGTCTGGGATGCTTCTGGGGTGCCGAGCGCAAGTTCTGGCAGACCCAGGGCGTCTGGACGACGCTGGTCGGCTACCAGGGCGGGGTCACGCCCCACCCCACGTACGAAGAGGCATGTTCGGGCCTGACGGGTCACACCGAGGCCGTCCGTGTCGTCTTCGACCCGTCCGTCGTGTCGTACGAACAGCTCCTGAAGGTCTTCTGGGAGTCCCACGACCCGACGCAGGGCTTCCGACAGGGCAATGACGTGGGCACCCAGTACCGCTCCGCGATCTACACCCACACCCCGGACCAAGCAGCCGCCGCTGCGGCGTCACGCGATGCCTACCAGCAGGTTCTCAACGGTTCGGGCTACGACGACATCACCACCGAGGTGCTCCCGGAGGAAGGCCGCCCCTTCTATCCGGCGGAGGCGCATCACCAGCAGTACCTCGACAAGAACCCGACGGGCTACTGCGGCATCGGCGGCACGGGTGTGAGCTGCCCGATCGGTGTCGCCAAGGCGGATGGCTGA
- a CDS encoding sigma factor-like helix-turn-helix DNA-binding protein — MSERRSALADRRVREFEAFTAGAAGRLLHAATLLTAESPTANARAQHLLTAALALTFAQWDRLRGEDPYDCTRQELVHRFARCSWRRHRTEGGVLARLTPQERLVVVLRLYEGVAEEQTAALLGLSEERVRTVCRRAVAALCADRAARGGTPDSPDTPNPPDTPDASTKSAS; from the coding sequence GTGAGCGAGCGGCGGTCGGCACTGGCGGATCGCCGCGTCCGGGAGTTCGAGGCATTCACCGCGGGCGCGGCGGGACGGCTGCTCCATGCCGCGACACTGTTGACGGCCGAGTCCCCGACTGCCAATGCTCGTGCACAACACCTGCTGACGGCCGCACTGGCGCTGACCTTTGCGCAGTGGGACCGGTTGCGCGGTGAGGACCCGTACGACTGCACCCGTCAGGAACTCGTCCACCGCTTCGCCCGCTGCTCCTGGCGTCGGCACCGCACGGAGGGCGGGGTGCTGGCACGGCTGACACCTCAGGAACGCCTGGTCGTGGTGTTGCGACTGTACGAAGGGGTGGCGGAGGAGCAGACCGCAGCACTGCTCGGGCTCTCCGAGGAACGGGTCCGCACCGTCTGTCGCCGTGCGGTCGCCGCGTTGTGTGCCGACCGCGCTGCGCGTGGGGGCACCCCGGACAGCCCGGACACCCCGAACCCCCCGGATACCCCAGACGCATCGACGAAGTCGGCGTCATGA
- a CDS encoding DUF397 domain-containing protein, with protein sequence MSHSWVKSSYSSQDGGNCLEWAPGRVSAQGAVPVRDSKVVDGPAITITEPAWSSFVNAIKDNALPA encoded by the coding sequence ATGAGCCACAGTTGGGTGAAGTCCAGCTACAGCAGCCAGGACGGTGGCAACTGCCTTGAGTGGGCCCCCGGCCGGGTTTCGGCGCAGGGTGCCGTCCCCGTACGAGACAGCAAGGTCGTAGATGGCCCCGCCATCACCATCACGGAACCGGCCTGGTCCTCCTTCGTCAACGCCATAAAAGACAACGCCCTCCCCGCATAG
- a CDS encoding helix-turn-helix domain-containing protein: MRDARELRHAGKWTQMQLAKAVRTSSSTISRLESGEGPVPSDLPPLLDQVFMTDGLFKRLYGEIQREGFPVHSRRRIRLEPDAAAIAEWSQTVVPGLVQTPAYAHALFRQGDPRAGDSEIRAMVDKRMARQDVFLRSSPPDFSVVICESVLRRTVGGEDVMRDQLGALLSHGARRTSVVQVLPLSAGCHGLMDGPISILTALDGSVIVYAEGVRSGAIIEDPNAVKQLTRSYNLVTASALSPDASAQLILKLMEAP; the protein is encoded by the coding sequence CTGCGTGACGCCAGGGAACTGCGGCATGCCGGGAAGTGGACCCAGATGCAGTTGGCCAAGGCTGTACGCACTTCCAGTTCGACGATCTCGCGCCTGGAGAGCGGGGAGGGTCCGGTACCCAGCGACCTACCGCCGCTGCTCGATCAGGTCTTCATGACCGACGGGCTGTTCAAGCGCCTGTACGGGGAGATCCAGCGGGAGGGATTTCCCGTCCACTCACGGCGACGCATCCGGCTGGAGCCCGATGCCGCAGCCATCGCGGAGTGGTCCCAGACCGTCGTTCCCGGGCTCGTGCAAACCCCCGCCTACGCCCATGCACTTTTTCGTCAGGGCGATCCCAGAGCCGGCGATTCCGAGATCAGAGCCATGGTCGACAAGCGAATGGCCCGGCAGGACGTGTTCCTGCGCAGTTCTCCGCCGGACTTCTCCGTTGTGATCTGTGAGTCCGTGCTCAGACGCACGGTAGGGGGAGAGGATGTGATGCGAGATCAACTCGGCGCTCTCCTCTCTCATGGAGCAAGGCGCACGAGCGTTGTGCAGGTGCTCCCACTGTCAGCGGGTTGCCACGGCCTCATGGATGGCCCTATTTCGATACTCACAGCACTCGACGGATCAGTGATCGTGTACGCAGAGGGAGTCAGATCGGGCGCGATCATCGAGGATCCCAACGCGGTCAAACAACTGACGCGGTCATACAATCTCGTGACCGCATCGGCGCTTTCGCCTGACGCGTCCGCTCAGCTCATCCTGAAGCTAATGGAGGCGCCATGA
- a CDS encoding L,D-transpeptidase, with amino-acid sequence MEKRVMTDSRRRKGLVAVSAVLSGVLVLSACSSDGGDKGGDSSDGSKKSQAQVDEAAAKETSKARIAILPKNGATNASINNAAKVTVEEGTLTEVTMTSEAGQTVKGTLAADGKSWAPDGQLERSTSYKIAVTAKDSAGLTAHENTSFTTVSPNNSFIGNFTPEDGSTVGVGHPVSINFNKPIVNQKAVQEGITVSSSSGQEVVGHWFNSQRIDFRPDQYWQEDSTVTLKLALDGVEGAPGVVGVQQKTVTFKIGRNQVSTVDAKSKMMTVTQDGKTIREIPISAGAPTTPTYNGQMVISEKFKETRMNGATVGFTDDDGKGEYDIKDVPHAMRLSTSGTFIHGNYWGDDGIFGRNNTSHGCVGLNDAKGANDSKQPGAWFYDNSIIGDVVIVKNSKDKTIKPDNGLNGWNMNWADWKAGSKV; translated from the coding sequence ATGGAGAAGCGTGTGATGACGGACAGCAGGCGGCGCAAGGGTCTTGTGGCCGTGTCAGCGGTGCTGAGCGGGGTGCTGGTGCTGTCCGCCTGCAGCAGCGACGGCGGGGACAAGGGCGGGGACAGCTCCGACGGCTCCAAGAAGTCCCAGGCACAGGTTGACGAGGCGGCGGCCAAGGAGACCTCCAAGGCGCGAATAGCCATTCTCCCGAAGAACGGTGCGACCAACGCGAGCATCAACAACGCCGCCAAGGTCACCGTCGAGGAAGGCACGCTCACCGAGGTCACCATGACGTCCGAGGCCGGTCAGACGGTCAAGGGCACGCTCGCCGCCGACGGCAAGAGCTGGGCCCCGGACGGACAGCTTGAGAGGTCCACCAGCTACAAGATCGCTGTCACCGCGAAGGACTCCGCCGGGCTCACCGCCCACGAGAACACCTCCTTCACCACTGTGTCCCCGAACAACAGCTTCATCGGCAACTTCACGCCGGAGGACGGTTCCACCGTCGGAGTCGGACACCCCGTCTCCATCAACTTCAACAAGCCGATCGTGAACCAGAAGGCCGTTCAGGAGGGGATCACCGTCTCCTCCAGCAGCGGACAGGAAGTCGTCGGCCACTGGTTCAACTCGCAGCGCATCGACTTCCGGCCGGACCAGTACTGGCAGGAGGACTCGACCGTCACCCTCAAGCTCGCCCTGGACGGCGTCGAGGGCGCACCCGGTGTCGTCGGCGTCCAGCAGAAGACGGTCACCTTCAAGATCGGCCGCAACCAGGTCTCCACCGTGGATGCCAAGTCCAAGATGATGACGGTGACCCAGGACGGCAAGACCATCCGCGAGATCCCGATCTCCGCGGGAGCGCCGACCACCCCCACGTACAACGGTCAGATGGTGATCTCCGAGAAGTTCAAGGAGACCCGGATGAACGGCGCCACGGTCGGCTTCACCGATGACGACGGCAAGGGCGAGTACGACATCAAGGACGTTCCGCACGCCATGCGGCTGTCCACGTCGGGCACCTTCATCCACGGCAACTACTGGGGCGACGACGGGATCTTCGGTCGCAACAACACCAGTCACGGCTGTGTCGGGCTCAACGACGCCAAGGGTGCGAACGACTCCAAGCAGCCCGGCGCCTGGTTCTACGACAACTCGATCATCGGTGATGTCGTGATCGTCAAGAACTCGAAGGACAAGACGATCAAGCCGGACAACGGCCTGAACGGATGGAACATGAACTGGGCGGACTGGAAGGCGGGCTCCAAGGTCTGA
- a CDS encoding DUF1059 domain-containing protein — MTRKVADCRKFPSEMDCTLTITGEEEEVVRAATEHAVSVHSHEDTPELREQVRASLEDERVPA, encoded by the coding sequence ATGACCAGGAAAGTCGCTGACTGCCGCAAGTTCCCGAGCGAGATGGACTGCACCCTCACCATCACGGGCGAGGAGGAGGAAGTCGTACGGGCAGCGACCGAGCACGCCGTGTCCGTGCACAGCCACGAGGACACCCCCGAGCTGAGGGAGCAGGTCCGCGCCTCGCTGGAAGACGAACGGGTGCCGGCCTGA
- a CDS encoding ClpP family protease, which translates to MAQYTIPTVIERTAQGERAYDIYSRLLSERIIFLGTEIDDGVANVVIAQLLHLESSNPESEVAIYINSPGGSFTSLMAIYDTMSFIRAPISTFCVGQAASTAAVLLAGGDPGRRFVLEHSRVLLGQPSSRGRQGVVSDLSLEAKEMLRIRSQVEEVLTRHTGHDGAALRTAMDRDRVFTAQEAVAFGLADEVISRRQLPG; encoded by the coding sequence ATGGCCCAGTACACGATTCCGACCGTCATCGAGCGCACCGCACAGGGCGAGCGGGCGTACGACATCTACAGCAGGCTGCTCTCCGAGCGCATCATCTTCCTCGGTACGGAGATCGACGACGGTGTGGCCAATGTGGTCATCGCCCAACTGCTGCACCTCGAATCGTCCAACCCGGAGAGCGAGGTGGCCATCTACATCAACTCGCCCGGTGGCTCCTTCACCTCGCTGATGGCGATCTACGACACGATGAGCTTCATCCGCGCGCCCATCTCGACGTTCTGCGTCGGCCAGGCGGCCTCGACCGCCGCGGTGCTGCTGGCGGGTGGCGATCCGGGACGGCGGTTCGTGCTGGAGCACTCGCGGGTGCTGCTCGGACAGCCCTCCAGCCGGGGCAGGCAGGGCGTGGTGTCGGATCTCAGCCTGGAGGCGAAGGAGATGCTGCGCATCCGCTCCCAGGTGGAGGAGGTGCTGACCCGGCACACCGGGCACGACGGCGCCGCGCTGCGGACCGCGATGGACCGGGACCGGGTGTTCACGGCGCAGGAGGCGGTGGCGTTCGGGCTTGCGGACGAGGTGATCAGCAGGCGGCAACTGCCGGGGTGA